One genomic window of Coffea eugenioides isolate CCC68of chromosome 1, Ceug_1.0, whole genome shotgun sequence includes the following:
- the LOC113756519 gene encoding MDIS1-interacting receptor like kinase 2-like, protein MVSVPIGKAWFIITVTSFFCFLGSASASVEEADALFKWKASFQNPDNPLLSSWILQPNASNSSHIGKEIASPCTWYGVSCIGGSVNRLNLTNTSINGTLYSFPFSSLPNLEYVDLTLNYLSGSIPPQIGNLSKLTYLDLQRNLFSNTIPPEIGLLRNLQTLHLNGNGLNGSIPEDIGELRSLSDLALADNYLEGSIPASLGNLKNLTDLYFYNNSLSGPIPPEIGYLDNVVSIYMYRNHLSGPIPPSFGNLNMLEALHLYSNNLSGLIPPELGNLTSLDSLSLFNNNLNGSIPPSLGNLTNLTILHLYGNQLSGSIPKELGNLKFLEDLELSDNMLTGSIPATLGKLSNLKYFYVLENQLSGPIPQELGNLTKLVAMIMAENQFSGHLPDKLCQGGILQNFTVNDNKLTGPIPRGLKNCTSLLRAIFSGNQLTGNLSEMFGVYPHLDFMDLSNNNFYGELSGNWGRCRSLSTLKIAENNILGHIPPELGNLTQLGVLNLSSNRLIGEIPKEFGKMTSMLNLFLQHNQLSGDIPQELGSLTQLLSLDLSANSLNGAIPGTLGNCQKLFQLDLSSNFLSQTIPIQFGQLIQLSILNLSHNFLDGEMPSAFRNLQSLEILDLSYNNLSGFIPQDLDELPGSTHINISFNNLEGPIPLGKAFVNVTIEQVKGNKGLCGNITGLEPCESPPVEGSHKRHKGRRLVLITLLPLLGSLLLLCAFVGAFLLYERRKRAAKAEDMDVNGDDFYSISIFDGREMYKQILKATEDFNATFCIGEGGYGSVYKVKLPSADVVAVKRLHHSSEMTDRNGFLNEIKALTNIRHRNIVKLYGFCSNSKHSILVYEYLERGSLANILSKEAAAKKLDWQKRVNIIKGVAYALSYMHHDCSPPIVHRDISSNNILLDSEYEAHVSDFGTAKLLKKDSSNWSALAGTYGYIPPEFAYTMQVTEKCDVYSFGILALEIIKGKYPGDYISQLLCPTPGNLQLEDMLDQRLSHPTKEVEEALISIIKIARGCVAANPNSRPTMYIVSELLAMGAPSPQHLVENSATRTEDMIKIVDEDLEGQEQYILSGSS, encoded by the exons ATGGTTTCTGTTCCTATTGGAAAGGCTTGGTTCATCATAACTGTCACCTCATTCTTTTGCTTCCTCGGAAGTGCTTCAGCTTCTGTCGAAGAAGCTGATGCACTTTTCAAATGGAAAGCCAGCTTCCAAAACCCGGATAATCCTCTGCTAAGTTCATGGATTCTCCAGCCAAATGCTTCAAATTCTTCTCATATTGGAAAAGAAATTGCCAGCCCCTGCACTTGGTATGGTGTTTCTTGCATTGGTGGAAGTGTCAACAGGTTGAACCTTACTAATACAAGTATTAATGGTACACTGTACAGCTTTCCCTTTTCATCCCTCCCAAATCTTGAATATGTTGATCTAACACTGAATTATCTTTCGGGCAGCATACCACCTCAGATAGGTAACCTCTCCAAGCTCACATATCTTGATTTGCAGCGCAATCTATTTTCAAATACTATTCCTCCTGAAATTGGACTGTTGAGAAATCTTCAAACCCTTCATTTAAATGGAAATGGGTTAAACGGCTCAATTCCTGAGGATATAGGGGAATTAAGGTCTCTAAGTGATCTTGCTTTGGCTGACAACTACCTTGAGGGATCCATTCCTGCTTCCTTGGGCAATCTGAAAAACTTGACTGACCTGTATTTCTATAACAATTCGCTTTCTGGCCCTATTCCTCCTGAAATAGGATATCTTGACAATGTTGTTTCAATCTACATGTACAGAAACCACTTATCAGGTCCTATTCCCCCCTCTTTTGGTAACCTGAATATGCTAGAGGCCTTGCATCTTTACAGCAATAACCTCTCTGGTCTCATTCCTCCTGAGTTGGGCAATCTAACATCACTGGATAGTCTTAGCCTATTCAACAATAATTTGAATGGCTCAATCCCCCCATCACTAGGTAATCTAACCAACTTGACTATTCTGCACCTATATGGCAACCAACTTTCTGGTTCAATTCCCAAGGAATTGGGAAATCTGAAGTTTCTTGAGGATTTGGAATTAAGTGACAATATGCTAACCGGTTCCATTCCTGCTACATTAGGTAAATTGAGTaacttgaaatatttttatgttCTTGAAAACCAACTTTCTGGTCCTATTCCCCAAGAGCTTGGAAATTTGACGAAGTTGGTTGCTATGATCATGGCTGAAAACCAGTTCTCTGGTCATTTGCCTGATAAGCTATGCCAAGGTGGAATCCTTCAAAACTTCACTGTAAATGACAACAAGCTTACAGGTCCAATTCCTAGAGGCTTGAAGAACTGCACAAGTTTACTTAGAGCTATCTTCAGTGGGAACCAGCTCACTGGAAACCTCTCAGAGATGTTTGGGGTCTATCCACACTTGGACTTCATGGATCTTAGCAACAACAATTTCTACGGAGAACTCTCAGGTAACTGGGGTAGATGTCGAAGCTTATCTACTTTGAAGATTGCAGAAAACAACATCTTGGGTCATATACCTCCCGAATTAGGAAATTTAACTCAACTAGGAGTACTTAATCTTTCCTCAAACCGCTTAATTGGGGAGATTCCAAAGGAATTTGGGAAAATGACTTCTATGCTAAATCTGTTTTTGCAACATAACCAACTGTCAGGTGATATACCTCAAGAACTGGGATCATTAACTCAACTACTCAGTCTAGACCTGTCTGCAAATTCATTGAATGGCGCAATACCAGGAACTTTAGGAAACTGCCAGAAATTGTTCCAATTGGACTTGAGCAGCAATTTTTTGAGCCAAACTATACCTATTCAGTTTGGCCAATTAATTCAACTCTCTATCCTGAATCTCAGTCACAATTTTCTTGATGGAGAGATGCCATCCGCGTTTAGAAATTTGCAGAGTCTAGAAATACTAGATCTCTCCTATAATAATCTCTCTGGTTTCATTCCACAGGATTTGGATGAACTGCCTGGTTCCACTCACATTAACATATCTTTCAATAATTTGGAGGGTCCTATTCCCCTTGGCAAAGCATTCGTGAATGTCACTATAGAACAAGTAAAGGGAAATAAAGGTTTGTGTGGAAATATTACAGGGTTAGAACCTTGTGAAAGTCCTCCTGTCGAAGGAAGCCATAAGAGACACAAAGGCCGGAGACTTGTTCTCATAACTTTACTCCCTCTTTTAGGGTCACTGTTACTTCTTTGTGCCTTTGTTGGAGCCTTCCTTCTGTACGAGCGAAGAAAGAGAGCAGCAAAAGCTGAAGATATGGATGTAAATGGAGACGATTTTTACTCTATATCAATATTTGATGGCAGAGAAATGTATAAGCAGATTTTGAAAGCCACGGAGGACTTCAATGCAACATTTTGTATTGGGGAGGGAGGTTATGGGAGTGTTTACAAGGTAAAGCTTCCATCAGCTGATGTAGTAGCTGTGAAGAGACTTCATCATTCATCTGAGATGACGGACCGCAATGGTTTCTTGAATGAGATAAAGGCTTTGACAAATATCAGACATCGAAACATTGTCAAGCTTTATGGTTTCTGCTCTAATTCTAAGCACTCAATACTGGTTTATGAATACCTTGAAAGAGGTAGCTTGGCAAACATTTTGAGCAAAGAAGCAGCAGCTAAGAAATTGGATTGGCAGAAAAGGGTGAACATCATTAAGGGCGTAGCCTATGCTTTGTCTTACATGCATCATGATTGTTCACCACCAATTGTTCATCGAGACATATCGAGCAACAATATTCTGCTTGATTCAGAATACGAGGCTCATGTTTCTGATTTCGGCACTGCTAAGCTTCTCAAGAAAGATTCATCCAATTGGAGTGCACTAGCAGGCACATACGGATACATTCCACCAG AGTTTGCCTACACAATGCAAGTGACTGAAAAATGTGACGTGTATAGCTTTGGGATACTGGCCCTAGAAATAATCAAAGGAAAGTATCCTGGTGATTATATATCTCAACTTTTGTGTCCTACACCTGGAAACTTACAACTGGAAGACATGTTGGACCAACGGCTTTCACATCCAACTAAAGAAGTTGAAGAGGCTTTGATATCCATCATCAAGATTGCCAGGGGATGCGTGGCTGCTAATCCAAATTCTAGGCCAACAATGTACATTGTTTCTGAGTTGTTAGCAATGGGTGCACCATCTCCGCAACATCTAG TGGAAAACAGTGCAACTCGGACAGAAGACATGATAAAGATTGTTGATGAGGATTTAGAGGGACAAGAGCAATATATACTTTCAGGTTCTAGTTAG